One stretch of Pseudomonas sp. NC02 DNA includes these proteins:
- a CDS encoding LysR family transcriptional regulator: MNLKFLETFVWVAKLKSFRLTAEKLFTTQASISSRIAVLEGELGVKLFLRDSRGVSLTPEGLKVLDYAEQMMATMQGLKQSLETTSSKVGRIRIGVMDTVIHTWLSALVAELTDNFPRVEIELVADTALNLSDQLQKGFLDLILQTDLLRQETLRSLELASHPMGWIVASHSIYNRDYASLAELAQERIITYSKNSCPHQDVLSLMQANGVSAPRMNCVNSVSAITRLLRDGFGIGAFPPVLVSEELARGELTMLPMEQRPPNLQVVVSWRVGVELVEEIVALCQSVVQQYAQKVGEDLMVLSNPMPLKEPI, translated from the coding sequence ATGAATTTGAAGTTCCTCGAAACCTTCGTCTGGGTGGCCAAGCTCAAGAGCTTTCGCCTCACGGCAGAGAAGCTGTTCACCACCCAGGCCTCGATCTCCAGCCGCATCGCCGTGCTGGAAGGCGAGTTGGGGGTGAAGCTGTTCCTGCGCGATTCCCGAGGTGTGAGCCTGACGCCGGAAGGCTTGAAGGTGCTCGATTATGCCGAGCAGATGATGGCGACCATGCAAGGGCTCAAGCAGTCCCTGGAAACCACCAGCAGCAAGGTCGGGCGTATCCGCATCGGAGTGATGGACACGGTGATTCACACCTGGCTGAGCGCGCTGGTGGCAGAACTGACGGACAACTTTCCGCGGGTAGAAATCGAGTTGGTCGCCGATACCGCGCTGAACCTCAGCGATCAGTTGCAAAAAGGCTTTCTCGACCTGATCCTGCAAACCGACCTGCTGCGCCAGGAAACCTTGCGCAGCCTGGAACTGGCCAGCCACCCCATGGGCTGGATCGTCGCCAGCCACTCGATCTACAACCGCGACTACGCGTCCCTCGCCGAACTGGCCCAGGAGCGCATCATCACCTACTCGAAAAACTCCTGTCCGCACCAGGACGTGCTCAGCCTGATGCAGGCTAACGGCGTATCCGCCCCACGGATGAACTGTGTGAACTCGGTGTCAGCGATCACCCGCCTGCTGCGGGACGGGTTCGGGATTGGTGCGTTCCCGCCCGTATTGGTCAGTGAAGAGCTGGCACGAGGTGAATTGACCATGCTGCCCATGGAACAACGGCCGCCGAACCTGCAGGTGGTGGTGTCGTGGCGAGTGGGCGTGGAGTTGGTGGAGGAGATTGTGGCGCTGTGCCAGAGCGTGGTGCAGCAGTACGCGCAGAAGGTGGGCGAGGACTTGATGGTGTTGAGCAACCCCATGCCACTGAAGGAACCGATTTAA
- the pxpB gene encoding 5-oxoprolinase subunit PxpB, whose product MKPRIEVVAIDCLMVRLFEVIAEDNMPWMLAATRRLREGFGPALVDLVPSYTTLMVHYDLLALDPGQARALIDQALKELQPEPQGSGRCHVLPVWYDLSVGPELALLAQRSGLAVEEVIRRHSQHEYQVFALGFAPGFAFMGLVDEQLATPRLNTPRKRVAAGSVGIAERQTAAYPVVSPGGWNLIGRTPAKLFDRERDGYSLMQPGDTVRYEAVSHREFINLGGDDTPLEAQA is encoded by the coding sequence ATGAAGCCACGGATTGAAGTGGTGGCCATCGACTGCCTGATGGTGCGCCTGTTTGAGGTGATCGCCGAAGACAACATGCCCTGGATGCTCGCCGCCACCCGCCGTTTGCGCGAAGGTTTTGGCCCGGCGCTGGTGGACCTGGTGCCGTCCTACACGACCCTGATGGTGCACTACGACCTGCTGGCGCTGGACCCTGGCCAGGCACGGGCGTTGATCGACCAGGCGCTCAAGGAATTGCAGCCCGAACCCCAGGGCAGCGGGCGATGCCATGTGTTGCCGGTCTGGTATGACCTGAGTGTCGGCCCGGAGTTGGCGTTGCTGGCGCAGCGCAGTGGCCTGGCAGTGGAGGAGGTGATTCGCCGTCACAGCCAGCATGAGTACCAGGTATTCGCCTTGGGCTTCGCCCCGGGGTTTGCCTTTATGGGGCTGGTGGATGAACAGCTCGCGACACCGCGGCTCAACACCCCGCGCAAGCGGGTGGCGGCGGGCAGCGTGGGCATCGCCGAGCGGCAGACGGCGGCTTATCCGGTGGTCTCGCCAGGTGGCTGGAACCTGATCGGCCGCACACCGGCCAAGTTGTTTGACCGCGAACGCGACGGCTACAGTCTGATGCAGCCGGGGGACACCGTGCGTTACGAAGCGGTCAGCCATCGCGAATTCATCAACCTGGGTGGCGATGACACACCGTTGGAGGCCCAGGCATGA
- a CDS encoding 5-oxoprolinase subunit PxpA — protein MSRLLLNCDIGESFGNWTLGLDAEVMPFIDCANVACGFHAGDPSIMRKTVSLAFEHGVQVGAHPAYQDLQGFGRRSMAYTPQEIQDLLHYQVGALDGICRAQGGRVSYVKPHGAMYNDMMAKPAQLRAVIQAVAAYDASLPLMLMATRDNSAAQALGDEYGVTLWFEAFADRAYDSAGHLVSRQLPGAVHHDPEKIIQQALIIARGEQLVASDGSPLHLQANTLCVHGDNTSSVAAVQRIREALTPA, from the coding sequence GTGAGCCGCCTGCTATTGAACTGCGACATCGGCGAAAGCTTTGGCAACTGGACCTTGGGGCTGGACGCCGAAGTCATGCCGTTCATTGATTGCGCCAACGTAGCCTGCGGTTTCCACGCCGGCGACCCGAGCATCATGCGCAAGACCGTCAGCCTGGCCTTCGAGCATGGCGTGCAGGTGGGCGCGCACCCGGCGTACCAGGACCTGCAGGGTTTCGGCCGCCGCTCCATGGCCTACACCCCGCAGGAAATCCAGGACCTGTTGCACTACCAGGTCGGCGCCCTCGACGGTATTTGCCGGGCCCAGGGCGGGCGGGTCAGCTACGTCAAACCCCATGGCGCGATGTACAACGACATGATGGCCAAGCCTGCGCAATTGCGAGCGGTGATCCAGGCCGTGGCGGCCTACGACGCCAGCCTGCCATTGATGCTGATGGCCACCCGTGACAACAGCGCCGCCCAGGCCTTGGGTGACGAATATGGCGTGACCCTGTGGTTCGAAGCCTTTGCCGACCGTGCCTACGACAGCGCCGGCCATCTGGTCTCCCGCCAGTTGCCGGGCGCGGTGCATCATGACCCGGAAAAGATCATCCAGCAGGCCTTGATCATCGCCCGGGGAGAACAGTTGGTCGCCAGTGATGGCAGTCCGTTGCACCTGCAAGCCAATACCTTGTGCGTGCATGGCGATAACACCAGCTCAGTGGCTGCCGTGCAGCGCATCCGCGAGGCGTTGACCCCAGCATGA
- a CDS encoding VWA domain-containing protein: MLLNLFNEMRAAKVPVSVRELLDLINALKQRVTFADMDEFYYLARAILVKDERHFDKFDRAFGAYFNGLEKLDDHLQALIPEDWLRKEFERSLTDEERAQIQSLGGLDKLIEEFKKRLEEQKERHAGGNKWIGTGGTSPFGSGGFNPEGIRVGDAGKRQGKAVKVWDQREYKNLDDSVELGTRNIKIALRRLRKFARQGAAEELDIDGTIDHTARDAGLLNIQMRPERRNTIKLLLLFDIGGSMDAHVKTCEELFSACKTEFKHLEYFYFHNFIYESVWKNNMRRGSERTSTQDLLHKYGADYKVIFIGDAAMAPYEITQAGGSVEHWNEEPGYVWMQRFMEKYKKLIWINPYPKDTWGYTASTGIVRDLIEDQMFPLTLRGLEEGMRFLSK; the protein is encoded by the coding sequence ATGCTGCTCAACCTGTTCAATGAAATGCGTGCAGCCAAGGTGCCGGTGTCGGTGCGTGAGCTGCTGGACCTGATCAACGCGCTGAAACAGCGCGTGACCTTCGCCGACATGGACGAGTTCTACTACCTGGCCCGGGCGATCCTGGTGAAGGACGAACGGCATTTCGACAAGTTCGACCGGGCCTTCGGCGCCTACTTCAACGGCCTGGAAAAACTCGACGATCACCTGCAGGCACTGATCCCCGAAGACTGGCTGCGCAAGGAATTCGAACGCTCGCTGACCGACGAGGAACGCGCACAGATCCAGTCCCTCGGCGGCCTCGACAAGCTCATCGAAGAATTCAAGAAACGTCTCGAAGAACAGAAGGAACGCCACGCCGGCGGCAACAAGTGGATCGGCACCGGCGGTACCAGCCCCTTCGGCTCCGGCGGCTTCAACCCCGAAGGCATACGCGTGGGGGATGCCGGCAAGCGCCAGGGCAAGGCGGTCAAGGTCTGGGACCAGCGCGAGTACAAGAACCTCGATGATTCGGTGGAACTGGGCACGCGCAACATCAAGATCGCCCTGCGCCGCCTGCGCAAGTTCGCACGCCAGGGTGCGGCGGAAGAGCTCGACATTGACGGCACCATCGACCATACGGCCCGCGATGCCGGGCTGCTGAATATCCAGATGCGCCCGGAGCGGCGCAACACCATCAAGCTGTTGCTGCTGTTCGACATCGGCGGCTCGATGGATGCCCATGTGAAGACTTGCGAAGAGTTGTTCTCGGCGTGCAAGACCGAGTTCAAGCACCTGGAGTATTTCTACTTCCACAACTTCATCTATGAATCGGTGTGGAAGAACAACATGCGCCGGGGCTCGGAACGCACCTCGACCCAGGATTTGCTGCACAAGTACGGTGCCGACTACAAAGTGATCTTTATCGGCGATGCGGCCATGGCGCCGTATGAAATCACCCAGGCCGGCGGCAGCGTCGAGCACTGGAATGAAGAGCCCGGGTATGTGTGGATGCAGCGGTTCATGGAGAAGTACAAGAAGCTGATCTGGATTAATCCGTACCCGAAAGATACCTGGGGCTATACGGCGTCCACCGGGATTGTCCGGGACTTGATCGAAGACCAGATGTTTCCGTTGACGTTGCGCGGGCTTGAGGAAGGGATGCGCTTTTTGTCGAAGTAA
- the cysK gene encoding cysteine synthase A, whose protein sequence is MSRIFADNAHSIGNTPLVQINRIAPRGVTILAKIEGRNPGYSVKCRIGANMIWDAEGSGKLKPGMTIVEPTSGNTGIGLAFVAAARGYKLLLTMPASMSIERRKVLKALGAELVLTEPAKGMKGAIEKAGEILASDPARYFMPAQFENPANPAIHEKTTGPEIWNDTDGAVDVLVAGVGTGGTITGVSRYIKNIQGKPILSVAVEPISSPVITQALAGEEIKPSPHKIQGIGAGFVPKNLDLSMVDRVELVSDEESKAMALRLMQEEGILCGISCGAAMAVAVRLAEKPEMQGKTIVVVLPDSGERYLSSMLFADLFTDQENQA, encoded by the coding sequence ATGAGCCGCATTTTTGCAGACAACGCGCACTCCATCGGTAACACGCCCCTGGTTCAGATCAACCGTATCGCGCCGCGTGGCGTGACTATCCTGGCCAAGATCGAAGGGCGTAACCCGGGGTATTCGGTGAAGTGCCGGATTGGCGCAAACATGATCTGGGATGCCGAAGGCAGCGGCAAACTCAAGCCGGGCATGACCATTGTCGAGCCGACTTCCGGCAACACCGGGATCGGCCTGGCATTTGTCGCCGCCGCCCGTGGTTACAAGCTGTTGCTGACCATGCCCGCCTCCATGAGCATCGAGCGCCGCAAGGTGCTCAAGGCCCTCGGTGCCGAACTGGTGTTGACCGAGCCGGCCAAGGGCATGAAGGGCGCGATTGAAAAAGCCGGCGAAATCCTTGCCAGCGACCCGGCCAGGTACTTTATGCCGGCCCAGTTCGAAAACCCGGCCAACCCGGCGATCCACGAGAAAACCACCGGTCCGGAAATCTGGAATGACACTGATGGCGCGGTGGACGTGCTGGTAGCGGGCGTGGGCACTGGCGGCACCATCACCGGGGTGTCGCGCTATATCAAGAACATCCAGGGCAAGCCGATCCTGTCGGTGGCGGTGGAGCCGATCAGTTCGCCAGTGATTACCCAGGCGCTGGCCGGTGAAGAGATCAAGCCCAGCCCCCACAAGATCCAGGGTATCGGCGCCGGTTTTGTGCCGAAGAACCTCGACCTGTCGATGGTCGACCGGGTCGAACTGGTCAGCGACGAAGAATCCAAGGCCATGGCGTTGCGCCTGATGCAGGAGGAGGGGATTCTGTGTGGTATCTCCTGCGGCGCGGCGATGGCCGTGGCGGTGCGCCTGGCGGAGAAGCCGGAAATGCAGGGCAAGACCATCGTCGTGGTGCTGCCGGACTCCGGTGAACGCTACCTGTCGAGCATGCTGTTCGCCGATTTGTTCACCGATCAGGAAAACCAGGCTTGA
- a CDS encoding biotin-dependent carboxyltransferase family protein encodes MSRLLIEASTPLCLLQDAGRFGVRHLGVTQGGALDWVSMSWANWLLGNALDAPVVEITLGGFTVQAEAYCLLALAGADLGAYVDERAISPGRSFILQKGQRLRFTQPFSGARAYLAAPGGFDAPQVLGSCATVGREELGGLDGFGRSLAEGAQLTYSGVGGAMQVLSAGQLPKLDSKAPLEVILGAQIGQFGGQSLFDVFNSEWTLDSRADRMGMRLLGTPLEYQGPSLISEGIPLGAIQVPPDGQPIVLLNDRQTIGGYPRLGALTPLALARLAQCLPGEKVRLAPVVQETAHRQQVEYLQYLARN; translated from the coding sequence ATGAGCCGCTTGTTGATCGAGGCCAGCACCCCGCTCTGCTTGTTGCAGGACGCTGGACGTTTTGGCGTAAGGCACTTGGGCGTGACCCAGGGCGGCGCGCTGGATTGGGTGTCGATGTCGTGGGCCAATTGGTTGCTGGGCAATGCCCTGGATGCGCCGGTGGTGGAAATCACCTTGGGTGGCTTCACCGTGCAGGCCGAGGCCTATTGCCTGCTGGCGCTGGCCGGGGCGGACTTGGGCGCGTATGTCGACGAGCGCGCGATCAGCCCGGGGCGCAGCTTTATTCTGCAAAAGGGCCAGCGCTTGCGTTTTACCCAGCCATTCAGCGGTGCGCGGGCTTACCTGGCAGCGCCGGGCGGGTTTGATGCGCCGCAGGTGCTGGGCAGCTGCGCCACGGTGGGCCGTGAAGAACTGGGCGGGCTGGATGGCTTTGGCCGGTCACTGGCCGAAGGTGCGCAATTGACCTATTCGGGCGTGGGCGGTGCGATGCAGGTGTTGTCCGCCGGGCAATTGCCGAAGCTGGATTCCAAGGCGCCACTTGAGGTGATCCTCGGGGCGCAGATCGGTCAGTTTGGCGGGCAGAGTCTGTTTGATGTGTTCAACAGCGAGTGGACCCTCGACAGCCGTGCCGACCGCATGGGCATGCGCTTGCTGGGTACGCCGCTGGAATATCAGGGGCCGTCGCTGATCTCGGAAGGCATCCCGCTGGGGGCGATCCAGGTGCCGCCGGACGGGCAGCCGATTGTGTTGCTCAATGACCGGCAGACCATTGGCGGCTACCCACGATTGGGCGCGTTGACGCCATTGGCGTTGGCGCGGCTGGCGCAGTGCTTGCCGGGGGAGAAGGTGAGGTTGGCGCCGGTGGTGCAGGAGACGGCGCATCGCCAGCAAGTGGAGTATTTGCAGTACCTTGCCAGAAACTAA
- a CDS encoding class II glutamine amidotransferase, whose product MCELLGMSANVPTDIVFSFTGLMQRGGRTGPHRDGWGIAFYEGRGLRLFQDPAASSESEVALLVQRYPIKSEVVIGHIRQANVGKVCLSNTHPFVRELWGRNWCFAHNGQLADFNPRATFYRPVGDTDSEAAFCDLLNRIREAFPEPVDIEQVLPDLIAACSEYRSKGVFNCLLSDGDWLFCYCSTKLAQITRRAPFGPARLKDVDVIVDFQAETTPNDVVTVIATEPLTENETWTRYEPGQWSLWRRGECVSQGKTE is encoded by the coding sequence ATGTGTGAATTATTGGGCATGAGTGCCAACGTACCGACCGATATCGTCTTCAGCTTCACCGGGCTGATGCAGCGCGGCGGACGTACCGGGCCCCACCGCGACGGTTGGGGCATCGCCTTCTACGAGGGCCGTGGCCTGCGGTTGTTCCAGGACCCGGCGGCCAGCAGCGAATCGGAAGTCGCGCTGCTGGTGCAGCGTTATCCCATCAAGAGTGAAGTGGTGATTGGCCATATCCGCCAGGCCAATGTGGGCAAGGTGTGCCTGTCCAATACCCATCCGTTCGTCCGTGAGCTGTGGGGCCGCAACTGGTGCTTTGCCCATAACGGTCAACTGGCGGACTTCAACCCCCGCGCCACGTTCTACCGCCCGGTGGGCGATACCGATAGCGAAGCGGCGTTCTGCGATTTGCTCAACCGTATCCGTGAAGCGTTCCCGGAACCGGTGGACATCGAACAGGTGCTGCCGGACCTGATCGCCGCCTGCAGCGAATACCGCAGCAAGGGCGTGTTCAACTGCCTGCTCAGCGACGGTGACTGGCTGTTCTGCTATTGCTCGACCAAACTGGCACAGATCACCCGGCGTGCGCCATTTGGCCCTGCACGGTTGAAAGATGTCGACGTGATCGTCGATTTTCAGGCCGAAACCACCCCCAATGACGTGGTGACGGTAATTGCCACCGAACCCCTGACCGAAAACGAGACCTGGACCCGCTACGAACCGGGCCAGTGGAGCCTGTGGCGACGCGGCGAATGTGTCAGCCAAGGTAAAACGGAATAA
- a CDS encoding MoxR family ATPase, with amino-acid sequence MKFEGTQAYVATDDLKLAVNAAITLERPLLVKGEPGTGKTMLAEQLAESFGAKLITWHIKSTTKAHQGLYEYDAVSRLRDSQLGVDKVHDVRNYLKKGKLWEAFESEERVILLIDEIDKADIEFPNDLLQELDKMEFYVYEIDETIKAKKRPIIIITSNNEKELPDAFLRRCFFHYIAFPDRTTLQKIVDVHYPDIKKDLVSEALDVFFDVRKVPGLKKKPSTSELVDWLKLLMADNIGEAVLRERDPTKAIPPLAGALVKNEQDVQLLERLAFMSRRGNR; translated from the coding sequence ATGAAGTTCGAAGGCACCCAGGCCTACGTTGCCACCGATGACCTGAAACTGGCCGTCAACGCCGCCATCACATTGGAGCGGCCACTGCTGGTCAAGGGCGAACCGGGCACCGGCAAGACCATGCTCGCCGAGCAACTGGCCGAATCCTTTGGCGCCAAGCTGATCACCTGGCACATCAAGTCCACCACCAAGGCGCACCAGGGCCTGTACGAGTACGACGCGGTGAGCCGCCTGCGGGACTCGCAGCTGGGCGTGGACAAGGTGCACGACGTACGCAACTACCTGAAAAAGGGCAAGCTCTGGGAAGCCTTCGAGTCCGAGGAGCGGGTCATCCTGCTGATCGACGAAATCGACAAGGCCGACATCGAGTTCCCCAACGACCTGCTGCAAGAACTCGACAAGATGGAGTTCTACGTCTACGAAATCGACGAGACCATCAAGGCCAAGAAGCGCCCGATCATCATCATTACTTCCAACAACGAAAAAGAGCTGCCGGACGCGTTCCTGCGCCGCTGCTTCTTCCACTACATCGCCTTCCCGGACCGCACCACCCTGCAAAAGATCGTCGACGTGCACTACCCGGACATCAAGAAAGACCTGGTCAGCGAAGCCCTCGACGTATTCTTTGACGTGCGCAAAGTACCGGGCCTGAAGAAAAAACCGTCCACCTCCGAACTGGTGGACTGGCTGAAACTGCTGATGGCCGACAACATCGGCGAAGCGGTGCTGCGCGAGCGCGACCCCACCAAGGCCATCCCGCCCCTGGCCGGTGCCCTGGTGAAGAACGAGCAGGACGTGCAGTTGCTGGAACGCCTGGCGTTCATGAGCCGTCGCGGTAACCGATAA
- a CDS encoding DUF748 domain-containing protein, giving the protein MKRRYSWPLWTLVGVVVLLVVLDIALPYLVRNYLNDKLADMGDYRGQVTDVDLALWRGAYRINGLQIVKVDGKVPVPFVKAPVIDLSVSWHSLWYDHAVVAEAQFIKPELNFVDGGTNKQASQTGQGTDWRAQLSKLLPITLNEVRIDDGKIAFHNFSSKPPVNMYATQVNASFYNLTNVVDVKGQRDARFDGKALFLGQAPLEATATFDPLSNFENFEFRFRARDIELKRMNDFASAYGKFDFNAGNGDLVVEAQAEKGQLTGYIKPLLRNVEVFNWQQDVENKDKGIFRSIWEAVVGVSETVLKNQQKNQFATRVELSGNVHQQDISAFQAFLQILRNGFVQAFNARYEQPKPSTD; this is encoded by the coding sequence ATGAAACGTCGCTACAGTTGGCCGCTCTGGACCCTCGTCGGGGTCGTGGTACTGCTGGTCGTCCTGGATATCGCCCTGCCCTATCTGGTGCGCAATTACCTGAATGACAAACTCGCCGACATGGGCGATTACCGCGGCCAGGTCACCGATGTCGACCTCGCACTGTGGCGCGGCGCCTATCGGATCAACGGCCTGCAGATCGTCAAGGTCGACGGCAAGGTGCCGGTACCGTTCGTCAAGGCGCCGGTGATCGACCTGTCGGTCAGCTGGCATTCGCTGTGGTACGACCACGCAGTGGTGGCCGAGGCACAGTTCATCAAGCCGGAGCTGAACTTCGTCGACGGCGGCACCAACAAACAGGCGTCCCAGACCGGTCAGGGCACCGACTGGCGGGCACAACTGAGCAAACTGTTGCCGATCACCCTCAACGAGGTACGCATCGACGACGGCAAGATCGCGTTCCATAACTTCAGTTCGAAACCGCCGGTCAATATGTACGCAACCCAGGTCAACGCCAGCTTCTACAACCTGACCAACGTGGTGGATGTCAAAGGCCAGCGCGACGCGCGCTTCGACGGCAAGGCGCTGTTTCTGGGCCAGGCACCGCTGGAAGCCACCGCCACGTTCGACCCCCTGAGCAATTTCGAAAACTTCGAATTCCGCTTCCGGGCCCGGGATATCGAACTCAAGCGCATGAATGACTTCGCCTCGGCCTACGGCAAGTTCGACTTCAATGCCGGCAACGGCGACCTGGTGGTGGAAGCCCAGGCCGAAAAAGGCCAGTTGACCGGCTACATCAAGCCTTTGCTGCGCAATGTCGAAGTGTTCAACTGGCAGCAGGATGTCGAGAACAAGGACAAGGGCATCTTCCGGTCGATCTGGGAGGCGGTGGTTGGCGTCAGCGAAACCGTGCTGAAGAACCAGCAGAAAAACCAGTTCGCCACCCGCGTGGAGCTCAGCGGCAACGTGCACCAGCAAGATATCAGCGCGTTCCAGGCGTTTTTGCAGATTTTGCGCAATGGTTTTGTCCAGGCCTTCAACGCCCGCTATGAACAACCCAAGCCCTCGACAGATTGA
- a CDS encoding DUF2937 family protein, producing the protein MLLSYLRLVLFAVGLLVGVQVPGFISDYAKRVEAHLIEAQTGLRGFDATAQQFFNGDLQALVAHYRASDDPVFRSDANSLGTLLDRQVALDKQFQAMQGPWYIRALQVAVAADPAIRQETWNGYSYMLLLTPEAMGWGLGGAMLLSFGIECLFRLIDWVVLGGKRLRQSRPIEERDLKGL; encoded by the coding sequence ATGTTGCTCAGCTATTTGCGACTGGTGTTGTTTGCCGTGGGTCTGTTGGTCGGTGTGCAGGTGCCGGGGTTTATCAGCGACTACGCCAAGCGCGTCGAAGCCCACTTGATCGAAGCCCAGACCGGCTTGCGCGGCTTCGATGCCACGGCGCAACAGTTCTTCAACGGTGACTTGCAGGCGCTGGTGGCCCATTACCGTGCCAGTGACGACCCGGTGTTTCGCAGCGATGCCAACAGCCTGGGCACCTTGCTCGACCGCCAGGTAGCGCTGGATAAGCAGTTCCAGGCGATGCAGGGCCCGTGGTACATCCGCGCGCTGCAAGTGGCGGTGGCCGCCGACCCGGCGATTCGCCAGGAAACCTGGAACGGCTACAGCTACATGCTGTTGCTGACCCCGGAAGCCATGGGCTGGGGCCTGGGCGGGGCGATGTTGTTGTCGTTCGGCATCGAGTGCCTGTTCCGCCTGATCGACTGGGTGGTGTTGGGCGGCAAGCGCCTGCGCCAGAGCCGACCGATTGAAGAGCGGGACCTCAAGGGGCTTTAA
- a CDS encoding DMT family transporter, with translation MSVLSKQSVAAAASTSLFVLLWSSGAIFSKWGLAHASPFAFLLIRFAIALAGLVILVPILKLKLPRPGKPMLYAAATGLVLLGAYQIFYLLALDLKVTPGMMATIMGVQPILTVVLMERRRSWSRMFGLALGLAGLIMVVYQGIGMSGMSLAGMLFGLLALASMTFGSIMQKRITDNPLGTLPVQYLAGLLLCSVFVPFQPFHFEHNTGFFVPVLWMGLVVSLLATLLLYRLIARGNLVNVTSLFYLVPAVTAVMDYLIFGNKLAMLSLLGMGLIIVGLAFVFRKG, from the coding sequence ATGTCTGTTCTTTCGAAACAATCCGTGGCCGCGGCGGCCTCGACGAGCCTGTTTGTCTTGCTGTGGAGCAGCGGGGCGATTTTCTCCAAATGGGGCCTGGCCCACGCTTCACCCTTTGCGTTTCTGCTGATCCGTTTCGCCATCGCCCTGGCGGGGTTGGTGATACTGGTACCGATCCTCAAGCTGAAGTTGCCGCGTCCCGGCAAGCCGATGCTTTACGCGGCGGCTACCGGGCTGGTGCTGTTGGGGGCCTACCAGATTTTCTATCTGCTGGCCCTGGACCTCAAAGTCACGCCCGGCATGATGGCAACCATCATGGGCGTGCAGCCGATCCTGACCGTGGTGTTGATGGAGCGCCGGCGCTCCTGGAGCCGGATGTTCGGCCTCGCGCTGGGATTGGCGGGGTTGATCATGGTGGTGTACCAGGGCATCGGGATGTCCGGCATGTCCCTGGCAGGCATGCTTTTTGGCCTGTTGGCCCTGGCCAGCATGACCTTTGGTTCGATCATGCAGAAGCGCATCACCGATAACCCGTTGGGCACGCTGCCTGTGCAATACCTGGCAGGCTTGCTGTTGTGCTCGGTGTTTGTGCCGTTCCAGCCGTTCCACTTTGAACACAACACCGGCTTTTTCGTGCCGGTGCTGTGGATGGGGCTGGTGGTGTCGTTGCTGGCGACGCTGTTGCTGTACCGGCTGATTGCCCGGGGCAACCTGGTGAATGTCACCAGCTTGTTCTACCTGGTGCCCGCGGTGACGGCGGTGATGGACTACCTGATCTTCGGCAACAAGCTGGCAATGTTGAGCTTGCTGGGGATGGGCTTGATCATCGTCGGATTGGCTTTTGTGTTCCGTAAGGGCTGA
- a CDS encoding aspartyl/asparaginyl beta-hydroxylase domain-containing protein translates to MTFSLAAKLSVLLLFIGSTLYVHLRGKARLPMLRQFVNHSALFAPYNALMYIFSAVPSKPYLDRSKFPELDVLKDNWEVIREEAMHLFDEGYIRAAEKNNDAGFGSFFKKGWKRFYLKWYDKPLPSAELLCPKTVALVSSIPNVKGAMFALLPGGSHLNPHRDPFAGSLRYHLGLSTPNSDDCRIFVDGQVYAWRDGEDVMFDETYVHWVKNETEHTRVILFCDIERPLSNRLMTRINRWVSAQLGRATAPQNLDDERVGGINQAYAWSKRFSDSFSGVVKQWKRKHPKAYRILRPVLAVVVLTALGYWLFG, encoded by the coding sequence ATGACCTTTTCTTTGGCCGCCAAACTGTCGGTGTTGCTGCTGTTTATCGGCAGCACGCTGTATGTGCATTTGCGTGGCAAGGCCCGTTTGCCGATGTTGCGTCAGTTCGTCAACCATTCAGCGCTGTTCGCCCCGTACAACGCCTTGATGTACATCTTCTCCGCCGTGCCGTCCAAGCCGTACCTGGACCGCAGCAAGTTCCCGGAGCTGGACGTGCTCAAGGACAACTGGGAAGTGATTCGCGAAGAGGCCATGCACCTGTTCGACGAGGGCTACATCCGCGCCGCGGAGAAGAACAACGACGCCGGTTTCGGCTCGTTCTTCAAGAAGGGCTGGAAGCGTTTCTACCTCAAGTGGTACGACAAACCGTTGCCGTCGGCTGAACTGCTGTGCCCGAAAACCGTGGCCCTGGTCAGCAGTATTCCCAACGTCAAGGGCGCGATGTTCGCCCTGTTGCCAGGTGGCAGCCACCTCAACCCGCATCGCGACCCGTTTGCCGGTTCCCTGCGTTATCACCTGGGGCTGTCCACGCCGAACTCCGATGACTGCCGTATTTTCGTCGACGGCCAGGTGTACGCCTGGCGCGACGGTGAAGATGTAATGTTCGACGAGACCTACGTGCACTGGGTGAAGAACGAAACCGAGCACACCCGGGTGATCCTGTTCTGCGACATCGAACGCCCGCTGAGCAACCGCCTGATGACCCGCATCAACCGTTGGGTCAGCGCGCAACTGGGGCGCGCCACCGCGCCGCAGAACCTGGATGACGAACGCGTTGGCGGGATCAACCAGGCGTATGCCTGGAGCAAGCGCTTCAGCGACAGCTTCAGTGGCGTGGTCAAGCAGTGGAAGCGCAAGCATCCGAAGGCTTATCGCATCCTGCGGCCAGTGCTGGCGGTGGTGGTGCTGACGGCGCTGGGGTATTGGTTGTTTGGTTAA